Genomic window (Megamonas funiformis):
TTTATATTACAAACAAGGTGAATATATTTAGATTTTTTCAGTAGTGGAAATAGCAGGTTCTTTAGCTACAGCATCTGCTTGTTTTTCTTCTACTACTTCAGCATTTTTCACTTCTTCTGTAGTGGAAGTTTCTTTTTCTTCGCTATTTGCTTCTTTGATTTCACAAACGCCTTCTAAGCTACCAGTTTCCATGATAATTTTTAAATCTTTTTCTTCTAAAGTTTCTTTTTCAATCAAAGCTTTAGCGATTAAATGAAGTTTGTCTATATTTTCGATTAATAATTTACGACATTCATCATAAGCTTCTTCAATATAACGACGAACTTCTTTATCAATAGCACAAGCTACATCTTCACTGTAATTGCGTTGATTATTGAAATCACGACCTAAGAATACTTGATGATCTTGTCCATCACCAAAAGCAATTGGACCTAATACATCACTCATACCATATTGAGTAATCATGCTACGAACTAAACCAGAAGCTTGTTGAATATCATTAGAAGCACCTGTACTGATTTCTTTAAGTACAACTTCTTCAGCAACACGACCACCGAGCATAGTTTTCAATCTATCAAGTAACTCTCCACGTGTAGCATAAGAGCGATCTTCTTTTGGTAACATTAAAGTATAACCGCCAGCTCTACCACGAGGAATAATTGTTACTTTATGCACAGGATCAGCATTTGGTAATAATAAACCAATTAACGCATGACCACCTTCATGATATGCAGTTAGACGTTTTTCACGATCACTGATTACTTTAGATTTTCTTTCAGGACCTGCAATTACACGTTCTATTGACTCTTCTAAAGAATTCATAGAAATAGTCTTTTTATTTCTACGTGCAGATAAAAGTGCAGCTTCATTTACGAGATTGCTTAAATCAGCACCTGTAAAACCTGGTGTACGGCGAGCTAATACATCAAGATTAACATCACTATCTACAGGTTTACCTTTTGTATGCACTTTTAAAATAGCTTCACGGCCACGAACGTCTGGTCTATCAACAACGATTTGTCTATCAAAACGTCCTGGACGTAAAAGAGCTGGGTCTAAGATATCTGGTCTATTTGTAGCTGCGATGATGATAATACCTTCATTAGCTGCAAATCCATCCATTTCA
Coding sequences:
- the ftsH gene encoding ATP-dependent zinc metalloprotease FtsH; translation: MNKFLRNVGFYLLIILVAITVIDHFSVDTSNKQEINYTEFVKQVDDKNVAKVVMQNSNIKGTLKDGTEFTTITPGYPNSDEELVKTLRDNGVDIKAENPPETPWWTTLFSSLLPMLLLIGVWFFIMQQSQGGGSRVMSFGKSRAKMMGDGKVKVTFSDVAGADEAKQELAEVVEFLKHPKKFNDLGARIPKGVLLFGPPGTGKTLLAKAVAGEAGVPFFTISGSDFVEMFVGVGASRVRDLFEQAKKNAPCIVFIDEIDAVGRQRGAGLGGGHDEREQTLNQLLVEMDGFAANEGIIIIAATNRPDILDPALLRPGRFDRQIVVDRPDVRGREAILKVHTKGKPVDSDVNLDVLARRTPGFTGADLSNLVNEAALLSARRNKKTISMNSLEESIERVIAGPERKSKVISDREKRLTAYHEGGHALIGLLLPNADPVHKVTIIPRGRAGGYTLMLPKEDRSYATRGELLDRLKTMLGGRVAEEVVLKEISTGASNDIQQASGLVRSMITQYGMSDVLGPIAFGDGQDHQVFLGRDFNNQRNYSEDVACAIDKEVRRYIEEAYDECRKLLIENIDKLHLIAKALIEKETLEEKDLKIIMETGSLEGVCEIKEANSEEKETSTTEEVKNAEVVEEKQADAVAKEPAISTTEKI